From Desulfuromonas soudanensis, the proteins below share one genomic window:
- a CDS encoding cohesin domain-containing protein — MKTFLSILSLCALLVLPGQAQAYSVGLNPADQTIFLGTTAPVDINLVLTGTEALFGFDLALTFDPALVGFDSFSTSLLDPSDPFNPLFDYLGGFTFEPTVDPTVISFSGTFLPWDVLTEPLSGSFTLASLNFTGIGLGTSPLTLTGELDLGNAGLDPVNVAGSVTVAPVPEPGTFLLLGLGLAGIVGYRRRFNRG, encoded by the coding sequence ATGAAGACGTTTCTGAGCATCCTCAGCCTGTGCGCCCTTCTGGTTCTCCCCGGCCAGGCCCAGGCCTACAGCGTCGGTCTCAACCCGGCGGACCAGACGATTTTCCTGGGAACCACCGCCCCGGTCGACATCAATCTCGTCCTGACCGGCACCGAGGCCCTCTTCGGATTCGATCTGGCTCTCACGTTCGATCCGGCCCTCGTCGGCTTCGACAGCTTCAGCACCTCCCTGCTCGATCCTTCCGACCCCTTCAATCCTCTCTTCGATTACCTGGGGGGCTTCACCTTTGAACCGACGGTCGATCCGACCGTCATCTCATTCAGCGGCACTTTTCTTCCCTGGGATGTCCTCACGGAGCCGCTCTCCGGCAGCTTCACCCTGGCGTCGCTGAACTTCACCGGAATCGGTCTGGGGACCTCTCCCCTCACCCTGACGGGGGAGCTCGACCTCGGCAATGCCGGCCTCGATCCGGTGAATGTCGCCGGCAGCGTCACTGTGGCGCCGGTTCCGGAGCCGGGCACGTTCCTCCTTCTCGGCCTCGGCCTGGCCGGGATCGTCGGCTATCGCAGGCGTTTCAACCGGGGCTAA
- a CDS encoding multicopper oxidase domain-containing protein, producing the protein MKHRVTWSLSLPALGVALTLFLPTLLPAQPLPGGTLDPTTIPKFVTPLVIPPQMPKSPAASPLNTAPQPAADYNIAVRQFQQQILPAGFGATTVWSYGLAEDAVPALAPAPNSTFNYPAFTVENTSGVPTRVRWINDLVDAGGNYLPHLFPIDQTLHWANPPATGCLDGSNRTDCRTLNPANYTGPVPMVTHVHGAHVNAESDGYPEAWWLPAAGNIPAGYARTGTLFDQYDINNTVPGSAFFAYENDQPAATIWYHDHSLGITRVNVYAGPAGFWLIRGGANGDAAIDNVATATANDGVLPGPAPTLAGGDPNFNAGVRAAIREIPVVIQDRSFNADGALFYPDNRAFFEGLNVPLLPPQIPGAGTLDIPFIPNSDIAPIWNPEFFANTMVVNGNTWPQLEVAPALYRLRLLNGCNSRTLNLSLFQMAGDVQVAERPFFQIGGDQGFLPAVVLLQTGISLPLPGDGTLPVLPAPAPGAMQALLMGPAERADVLVDFSGLPDGTVVRILNTAPDAPFGGFPDVPADPGTTGQVMQFVVNSALTQPTDAAATPPQNLVLPAEPAVGPAVATRQLTLNEEVSGQLCVQQLPDGSITTLFNTPNDPNFLANCTAAGGVPMAPRAALLGVLGTDPVSGAPVSIPKLWMNVITENPVIGDTEEWEIFNLTMDAHPIHLHLVRFQVINRQAFDPVTFAPIPGTITPPEANEEGYKDTALNYPGQITRIRAHFDRAGLYVWHCHILEHEDNEMMRPYLVRYDPAFPDLNGDNTVDRADLALLLAQIRSPQPVKLAFDLNLDQKVDLLDARILVGKLGLTR; encoded by the coding sequence ATGAAGCACCGAGTCACTTGGTCCCTGTCGCTCCCGGCTTTGGGAGTCGCCCTCACCCTCTTTCTGCCGACACTCCTCCCCGCCCAGCCCCTCCCCGGAGGAACCCTCGACCCGACGACGATCCCCAAATTCGTCACGCCGCTGGTCATCCCCCCGCAGATGCCGAAAAGCCCTGCGGCCAGCCCCCTGAACACCGCTCCCCAGCCGGCGGCCGACTACAATATCGCCGTCCGCCAGTTCCAGCAGCAGATTCTCCCTGCGGGTTTCGGCGCGACAACGGTGTGGAGTTACGGGCTGGCCGAGGACGCCGTCCCGGCCCTGGCCCCGGCGCCGAACTCGACCTTCAACTATCCGGCCTTCACGGTGGAGAACACCTCGGGGGTTCCGACCAGGGTGCGCTGGATCAATGACCTGGTCGACGCCGGCGGCAACTACCTCCCCCACCTCTTCCCCATCGACCAGACGCTGCACTGGGCCAACCCGCCGGCCACCGGGTGCCTGGACGGCAGCAACCGCACCGACTGCCGGACCCTGAACCCAGCCAACTACACGGGGCCGGTGCCGATGGTCACCCATGTCCACGGAGCCCACGTCAACGCCGAGAGCGACGGCTATCCCGAGGCCTGGTGGCTGCCGGCAGCAGGCAACATCCCGGCCGGTTACGCCAGGACAGGCACCCTCTTCGACCAGTACGACATCAACAACACCGTCCCCGGTTCCGCCTTTTTTGCCTACGAAAACGACCAGCCGGCGGCAACGATCTGGTATCACGACCACTCCCTGGGGATCACCCGGGTCAACGTCTATGCCGGACCGGCCGGGTTCTGGCTGATCCGCGGCGGCGCCAACGGCGATGCGGCCATCGACAACGTCGCCACGGCGACGGCCAACGACGGGGTCCTTCCCGGTCCGGCGCCGACCCTGGCCGGCGGCGACCCGAATTTCAACGCCGGTGTCCGAGCGGCGATACGGGAAATCCCCGTCGTCATCCAGGACCGCTCCTTCAACGCCGACGGCGCCCTCTTCTACCCCGACAACCGCGCCTTCTTCGAGGGGCTCAACGTCCCGCTTCTGCCGCCGCAGATTCCCGGTGCGGGGACGCTCGATATCCCCTTCATCCCAAACTCGGACATCGCCCCGATCTGGAACCCCGAGTTCTTCGCCAATACCATGGTGGTCAACGGCAATACCTGGCCGCAGCTCGAAGTGGCGCCCGCTCTTTACCGCCTGCGCCTTCTTAACGGGTGCAACTCGCGGACCCTCAACCTCTCCCTCTTCCAGATGGCCGGCGACGTTCAGGTCGCCGAAAGGCCCTTCTTCCAGATCGGCGGCGACCAGGGGTTCCTCCCGGCGGTCGTCCTCCTCCAGACCGGCATCTCCCTGCCGCTCCCCGGCGACGGGACCCTCCCGGTTCTCCCCGCCCCGGCTCCCGGTGCGATGCAGGCGTTGCTGATGGGGCCTGCGGAACGCGCCGACGTCCTCGTCGATTTTTCCGGTCTCCCCGACGGCACCGTGGTGCGGATCCTCAACACCGCACCCGATGCCCCCTTCGGCGGTTTTCCTGACGTGCCGGCCGACCCGGGGACCACCGGGCAGGTGATGCAGTTCGTGGTCAACTCGGCCCTGACCCAGCCGACGGATGCCGCCGCCACCCCACCGCAGAACCTGGTCCTGCCGGCTGAACCGGCGGTGGGACCGGCGGTCGCCACGCGGCAGCTCACCCTCAACGAAGAGGTATCGGGCCAGCTCTGCGTGCAGCAGCTCCCCGACGGCAGCATCACAACCCTCTTCAACACGCCGAACGACCCCAATTTCCTCGCCAACTGCACGGCGGCCGGCGGGGTCCCCATGGCCCCCAGGGCCGCTCTCCTCGGGGTCCTCGGGACCGATCCGGTCAGCGGGGCGCCCGTCAGCATTCCGAAGCTGTGGATGAACGTGATCACCGAAAATCCCGTTATCGGCGATACGGAGGAGTGGGAGATCTTCAACCTCACCATGGACGCCCACCCGATCCACCTGCACCTGGTGCGCTTCCAGGTCATCAATCGCCAGGCGTTCGATCCGGTGACCTTCGCCCCGATCCCGGGGACGATCACGCCGCCCGAAGCCAACGAGGAAGGGTACAAGGATACGGCGCTCAACTACCCGGGACAGATCACCCGCATCCGCGCCCACTTCGACCGCGCCGGTCTCTACGTCTGGCACTGTCACATCCTGGAACACGAGGACAACGAGATGATGCGCCCCTACCTGGTGCGCTACGATCCCGCCTTCCCGGACCTCAACGGCGACAACACCGTGGACCGGGCCGATCTGGCGCTTCTGCTGGCCCAAATCCGCAGCCCGCAACCGGTGAAGCTCGCCTTCGACCTGAATCTCGACCAGAAGGTCGACCTGCTCGACGCCCGGATCCTGGTCGGCAAGCTGGGACTGACCCGCTGA
- a CDS encoding ammonium transporter: protein MMYGSFLRLSGPAALAFLLLPALARAAGSADPGDTAWMLVSSALVLLMLPGLALFYGGMVRAKNVLSTTMHIFAALAILGVQWIVVGYSLAFGGAGPWIGGFDQMFLAGITPESLTGTIPTYVFVMFQGMFAIITPALIAGAVAERMKFSTYCVFILLWGTLVYDPIAHWVWGEGGWLLEAGALDFAGGTVVHFSSGITALVLAIVLGRRKGYPQERMPPHNLPMTLLGAGLLWFGWFGFNAGSALSAGPSAALAFTTTQAAAAAGALSWLAAEWIHSGRPSALGAASGVVAGLVVITPAAGFVTPAWALLMGLTAGPICFAGVLLKHRLGYDDSLDAFGVHGVGGAWGALATGLFATVGASGLIAGNLHQLWLQLLGLLAAGVYAVVVSLGIIYLLKVTLGLRVEPDEERMGLDQAAHSESGYNF, encoded by the coding sequence ATGATGTACGGATCCTTCCTTCGCCTTTCGGGCCCCGCCGCGCTTGCCTTCCTCCTCCTTCCGGCCCTGGCCCGGGCCGCCGGAAGCGCCGATCCCGGAGATACCGCCTGGATGCTCGTCTCCTCGGCCCTGGTTTTGCTCATGCTTCCGGGGCTCGCCCTCTTTTACGGCGGAATGGTCCGCGCCAAGAACGTCCTCTCCACCACCATGCATATCTTCGCCGCCCTGGCCATCCTCGGCGTCCAGTGGATCGTGGTCGGCTATTCCCTGGCCTTCGGCGGCGCCGGCCCCTGGATCGGCGGATTCGACCAGATGTTTCTCGCCGGGATCACCCCCGAGAGCCTGACCGGAACCATTCCCACCTACGTCTTTGTCATGTTTCAGGGGATGTTCGCCATCATCACCCCGGCGCTGATCGCCGGGGCGGTGGCGGAACGGATGAAGTTTTCCACCTACTGCGTCTTCATCCTGCTCTGGGGGACTCTCGTCTATGACCCCATCGCCCACTGGGTCTGGGGGGAGGGGGGATGGCTCCTGGAAGCCGGCGCCCTCGACTTTGCCGGCGGCACCGTCGTTCATTTCTCCTCGGGGATCACCGCCCTGGTGCTGGCCATCGTCCTCGGCCGGCGCAAGGGGTATCCCCAGGAGCGGATGCCGCCGCACAACCTGCCGATGACCCTTCTCGGCGCCGGTCTCCTCTGGTTCGGCTGGTTCGGATTCAATGCCGGCAGCGCCCTCTCCGCCGGACCCTCCGCCGCCCTGGCCTTCACCACCACCCAGGCCGCCGCGGCCGCCGGAGCTCTCTCCTGGCTGGCCGCCGAGTGGATCCATTCCGGCCGGCCAAGCGCCCTGGGAGCCGCCTCCGGGGTCGTGGCCGGGCTGGTGGTGATCACTCCGGCCGCCGGTTTCGTCACTCCCGCCTGGGCCCTCCTCATGGGGCTGACGGCAGGCCCGATCTGCTTCGCCGGTGTGCTCCTCAAGCACCGGCTCGGATACGACGATTCCCTCGACGCCTTCGGGGTTCACGGGGTCGGCGGCGCCTGGGGGGCTCTGGCCACGGGCCTTTTCGCCACCGTCGGCGCCTCCGGCCTCATTGCCGGCAATCTCCACCAGCTCTGGCTGCAGTTGCTCGGGCTGCTGGCTGCCGGCGTCTACGCGGTGGTCGTCTCCCTGGGGATCATCTACCTCCTTAAAGTCACCCTGGGATTGCGCGTCGAGCCGGACGAGGAGCGGATGGGGCTCGATCAGGCGGCTCATTCGGAGAGCGGCTACAACTTCTGA